One Ignavibacterium album JCM 16511 genomic region harbors:
- a CDS encoding ABC transporter ATP-binding protein: protein MKNLRTLKKYFIRYKKKLFFGFIFILFSNAGTVYVPILMKDAINQLQNNTTTHTLLYYSSLIVLSSLIAGIFRFLIRQTIIVVSREIEFDLRNDFWSHIQKLPLRYFQNNSTGNIMSHATNDINAVRNFIGPAVMYSIDTGVRLLIVVTIMLSLDWTLTLAALFPLPLLSYGVYRIMKLIHEKYTKIQEAFSVLTTVAQENFSGIRVIKSYVREANEIQKWKNLSKDYLNKNMNLVRIQAWIMPILLIITGISIIIVIWIGGLKVINGSMNLGEITAFIVYLGILIWPVIAFGWVTNIVQQAEASMKRLNKIFAEPYEIDDNEETDYSIKEIKGEIEFRNVSFRYSEVLPNVLTNINLKIPVGSTLAIIGHTGSGKTTMINLIPRLYDTSEGEVLIDGIDVRKIPLDVLRKHIGLVPQESFLFSDTITNNIGYGLREICKEKIIEVSRIAQFDKDVETFPQGYETIVGERGITFSGGQKQRACLARALAIEPKILILDDSFSAVDTNTEEEILKNLRQYMKNRTSIIISHRISTVKDADIIIVLHEGKIAEQGTHDELVALGGLYADLHFKQLLEKELEELN from the coding sequence ATGAAAAATCTCCGCACATTAAAAAAATATTTTATCCGATATAAGAAAAAACTTTTTTTTGGTTTTATCTTTATTCTGTTTTCAAATGCGGGAACAGTTTATGTCCCAATTCTGATGAAAGATGCAATCAATCAACTTCAGAATAACACCACAACTCATACACTATTGTATTATTCTTCTCTGATTGTTTTATCTTCGCTGATTGCCGGAATATTCAGGTTCCTTATCCGACAAACAATAATTGTAGTTTCCCGTGAAATTGAATTTGATCTTCGGAATGATTTCTGGTCGCATATTCAAAAACTTCCATTAAGATATTTCCAGAATAATTCAACGGGAAATATTATGTCTCATGCAACAAATGATATTAATGCAGTGAGAAATTTTATCGGACCAGCTGTTATGTATTCGATTGATACGGGAGTTAGATTGTTAATTGTCGTTACAATTATGCTTTCACTTGATTGGACACTCACTCTCGCTGCTCTTTTTCCTCTTCCGCTTTTGTCTTATGGTGTTTACAGAATAATGAAGTTGATCCATGAAAAGTACACAAAAATTCAGGAGGCATTTTCAGTTCTTACTACTGTAGCACAAGAGAATTTTTCAGGAATAAGAGTAATCAAATCTTATGTCAGGGAAGCAAATGAAATTCAGAAGTGGAAAAATTTAAGTAAAGATTATCTTAACAAAAATATGAATCTTGTACGGATTCAGGCATGGATAATGCCTATACTTCTGATTATTACCGGAATTTCAATTATTATCGTGATATGGATTGGTGGTCTGAAAGTAATCAACGGATCTATGAATCTTGGTGAAATAACTGCTTTTATTGTTTATCTCGGAATTTTAATCTGGCCAGTAATTGCTTTTGGCTGGGTTACAAATATAGTTCAGCAGGCAGAAGCAAGTATGAAACGACTTAATAAAATTTTTGCTGAACCTTATGAGATTGATGATAATGAGGAAACGGATTATTCAATTAAAGAAATCAAAGGCGAAATCGAATTCCGAAATGTTTCTTTCAGATATTCGGAAGTTTTACCAAATGTTTTAACAAATATTAATCTGAAAATTCCGGTTGGTTCAACACTGGCAATAATTGGACACACAGGTTCTGGTAAAACCACAATGATAAATCTGATTCCCCGTCTTTACGATACATCGGAAGGAGAAGTCTTAATTGATGGAATCGATGTAAGAAAAATTCCGCTTGATGTATTGCGTAAACACATAGGACTTGTTCCTCAGGAATCATTTTTATTCTCTGATACAATTACAAACAATATTGGTTATGGTTTAAGAGAAATCTGTAAAGAAAAAATTATTGAAGTTTCCAGGATTGCTCAGTTTGATAAAGATGTGGAAACTTTTCCTCAGGGTTATGAAACGATTGTTGGCGAACGAGGAATTACTTTTTCGGGTGGACAAAAACAAAGAGCTTGTCTTGCAAGAGCTTTAGCTATTGAACCTAAAATTTTAATCCTTGATGATTCATTCTCAGCAGTTGATACAAACACTGAAGAAGAAATTCTTAAAAACCTCAGACAATACATGAAAAACAGAACAAGCATTATCATTAGTCATCGTATATCTACAGTGAAAGATGCTGACATTATAATTGTTCTCCACGAAGGTAAAATCGCTGAGCAAGGAACTCACGATGAACTTGTTGCTCTCGGTGGACTTTATGCCGATTTACACTTCAAGCAACTGCTTGAAAAAGAACTTGAAGAACTGAATTGA
- a CDS encoding nucleotidyl transferase AbiEii/AbiGii toxin family protein: MSIFKKEVLSKDQLKVLPIIRKFKRSFYLAGGTAIALYAGHRKSVDFDLFTNRTLDKKYLDNRLKQLGIKYKLAYQTKQEWTIFIKNVKVTFYNFPENIKPDKDFENIIKIPSLLDLAAMKAFTIGERAKWKDYVDLYFIIKDFFPIKKIINNAYSIFQDRFNEKLFREQLTYFDDINFSEPIEYLVSEPDNETIKNFLINAALH, from the coding sequence ATGAGCATATTCAAAAAAGAAGTATTATCAAAAGATCAATTAAAAGTTCTGCCAATAATCAGAAAGTTTAAGAGAAGTTTTTATTTAGCTGGAGGAACTGCAATCGCATTGTATGCAGGTCATAGAAAATCTGTGGATTTTGATTTATTTACTAATAGGACTCTCGATAAGAAATATCTGGATAACAGATTAAAACAACTTGGTATCAAATACAAATTAGCATATCAGACAAAACAAGAATGGACAATTTTTATAAAAAATGTTAAAGTAACATTTTATAATTTTCCTGAAAATATTAAACCGGATAAAGATTTTGAGAATATTATTAAAATACCATCTTTACTTGATTTGGCTGCTATGAAAGCATTTACCATTGGCGAGCGTGCTAAATGGAAGGATTATGTCGATTTATATTTTATTATAAAAGATTTTTTCCCCATAAAAAAAATTATAAATAACGCTTATTCAATCTTTCAGGATAGATTTAATGAAAAACTTTTCAGAGAGCAACTGACTTATTTTGATGATATCAATTTCAGTGAACCCATTGAGTATCTTGTCTCTGAACCTGACAACGAAACCATCAAAAATTTTTTAATAAATGCTGCATTGCATTAA
- the serS gene encoding serine--tRNA ligase, with protein MLDLKFIRENPEKVKQGIANKNEKDRVDEILELDKQRRELIAQSEELKSKRNQVSAEIPKLKKAGQDVTEILAEMKKVSDSITELDVKLREVENQLNEILMYIPNLPHKSVPIGESSEENVEVRQWLPEGFSFKWENGKPLDHIELGKKLNILDFERGAKVSGSGFPVYKGKGATLERALINFMLDYHLQHHGYSEIFPPFLVNRDSMRGTGQLPKMEEDMYHIEKDGLYPIPTAEVPITNLHRDEVLNEKDLPIKYVGYSACFRREAGSYGKESKGFLRVHQFNKVEMVKFVKPETSYNELELLVKDAEDILQALKIPYRILMLCTGDLSFAAAKCYDIETWSPAENRWLEASSCSNFEDFQARRANIKYRNEQTKKLEFVHTLNGSGLATSRLMVSILENYQTPEGKVIVPPILQKYTGFNLIG; from the coding sequence ATGCTCGACTTAAAATTCATTCGTGAAAATCCCGAAAAAGTAAAACAGGGAATAGCTAACAAAAACGAAAAAGACAGAGTTGATGAAATACTTGAACTCGATAAACAACGCCGTGAACTGATTGCTCAATCCGAAGAACTGAAATCAAAACGAAATCAGGTTTCTGCGGAAATACCTAAGCTTAAAAAAGCCGGGCAGGATGTAACGGAAATCCTTGCCGAGATGAAAAAAGTTTCTGACAGTATCACTGAACTTGATGTGAAGCTCCGTGAAGTTGAAAATCAGTTGAATGAAATTTTGATGTATATTCCTAATCTTCCGCATAAATCTGTTCCGATTGGAGAATCTTCAGAAGAAAATGTTGAGGTAAGACAATGGTTGCCTGAAGGATTTTCATTTAAGTGGGAAAATGGTAAACCGCTCGATCATATCGAACTTGGTAAAAAGCTAAACATACTTGATTTTGAGAGAGGCGCAAAAGTCAGCGGTTCAGGTTTTCCGGTTTACAAAGGCAAAGGTGCAACACTTGAAAGAGCTCTCATCAATTTTATGCTTGACTATCATTTGCAGCATCATGGTTACAGCGAAATCTTTCCTCCGTTTTTAGTTAATCGTGATTCGATGAGAGGAACAGGTCAGCTTCCGAAAATGGAAGAAGATATGTATCACATAGAAAAAGATGGACTGTATCCGATTCCAACAGCTGAAGTTCCGATTACAAATCTTCACAGAGATGAAGTATTGAATGAAAAAGATTTACCAATAAAGTATGTTGGTTATTCAGCTTGCTTCAGAAGAGAAGCGGGTTCTTATGGAAAAGAAAGTAAAGGATTCCTTCGCGTTCATCAGTTTAATAAAGTTGAAATGGTTAAGTTTGTTAAGCCGGAAACTTCTTACAACGAATTGGAATTATTAGTAAAAGACGCTGAAGACATTTTACAAGCGTTGAAGATTCCTTACAGAATTTTAATGCTTTGTACTGGTGATTTAAGTTTTGCAGCAGCAAAATGTTATGATATAGAAACCTGGTCGCCGGCAGAAAACCGTTGGCTTGAAGCTTCTTCCTGTAGCAACTTTGAAGACTTTCAGGCAAGAAGAGCAAATATCAAATACAGAAATGAGCAAACAAAAAAGCTTGAATTTGTTCACACATTAAACGGAAGCGGACTCGCAACAAGTCGTTTGATGGTTTCAATTCTTGAAAATTATCAGACTCCTGAAGGAAAAGTAATTGTGCCACCTATACTTCAAAAGTACACAGGTTTTAATTTAATAGGGTAA
- a CDS encoding HEPN domain-containing protein, producing the protein MLCFYAVRALLALDKVDSKKHSGVLNHFNNLYVRTEKFSKDFFRYLNSAFTIRLQSDYNDFFCCHKKGRRETN; encoded by the coding sequence ATACTATGTTTTTATGCGGTTCGTGCACTTTTAGCTTTAGATAAAGTTGATAGTAAAAAGCACTCAGGAGTATTAAATCATTTTAATAATCTTTATGTGCGAACAGAAAAATTTTCGAAAGATTTCTTCCGGTACCTGAACAGTGCATTTACAATAAGATTGCAATCTGATTACAATGATTTTTTTTGTTGCCACAAGAAAGGACGCAGAGAAACAAATTGA
- a CDS encoding nucleotidyltransferase family protein: MITNETLNIIIKEVELLSREIFRDNLEKVILFGSYARGDFDSESDIDVAVLLNLEEAALNNYFDEISQVSTDLSLKYGIMISILLVSNKTFYTYKDVLPFYKNFIKEGKVYYGRS; this comes from the coding sequence ATGATAACAAACGAAACATTAAATATTATTATTAAAGAAGTAGAACTTTTATCCAGAGAAATATTTAGAGATAATTTGGAAAAAGTCATCTTATTTGGTTCATATGCCAGAGGAGACTTTGATTCGGAATCAGATATTGATGTTGCTGTTCTTTTAAATTTAGAAGAAGCAGCTCTCAATAATTATTTTGATGAGATTAGTCAGGTATCAACAGATTTATCTCTAAAATACGGAATTATGATTTCTATTTTGCTCGTGAGTAATAAAACTTTTTATACATATAAAGATGTTTTACCCTTCTATAAAAATTTTATAAAAGAAGGTAAAGTTTATTATGGGAGAAGCTGA
- the leuS gene encoding leucine--tRNA ligase, whose translation MRYPFDLIEAKWQKFWEENKVFKTDFNDISKKLYTLVMFIYPSGAKLHIGHWYNYGPTDSWARFKKLQGYNVFEPMGYDAFGLPAENYAIKTGIHPFDSTMQNINDIRQQLKRMGCMYDWDAELMTCVPEYYKWNQWIFLQMYNRGLAYRKNAPVNWCPKDQTVLANEQVQDGACERCGTPVIQKNLYQWFFKITDYAEELLQGLDKINWPEKTKTMQRNWIGKSEGAEVYFKVVGIDDEIKVFTTRPDTLFGVTYVVLAPEHPLVDKITKDEFRKSVEDYRDSIKSLTEIERTSTVKEKTGVPTGAFAINPVNGEKVPVWIADYALITYGTGAVMAVPAHDERDFEFASKFNLPIKKVILQNGTNESDELKSAFTEVGIMINSGQFNGLKSDEGIQKVIDYLEQNEFGKRKINYRLRDWLISRQRYWGTPIPIIHCPKCGEVPVDEKDLPVELPYDVDFQPGGESPLARNEKFINIKCPKCGSDAKRDPDTMDTFVDSSWYYLRYLNPRISDAPFDVELAKKWTPVDMYVGGAEHATMHLLYARFVHKFLRDIGLVNSDEPFQTLVHQGTITNQGAKMSKSKGNVVNPDDFTSKYGSDVFRMYLMFMGPYDQGGDWSDKGISGVDRFVQRTYELFNQHKELNKSVKSKSKYEITSLSDSEKKIYRKVNQTLKKFNEEIENFRFNTAIASLMELLNELKNLEHCNDEIKVYALERFAFMLAPVAPHLGEECWQTLGKENSIYQKPVTFDFDKNALIEDTVNLAVQVNGKLRATIEVPLNSEQEAVKPIIFADGRVMKFVDGKKIVKEIFVKNKIYNIVVKEN comes from the coding sequence ATGCGATATCCTTTTGATTTGATTGAAGCAAAATGGCAAAAATTCTGGGAAGAAAATAAAGTATTCAAAACAGATTTTAACGACATTAGTAAGAAGCTTTACACTCTTGTAATGTTTATTTATCCTTCCGGTGCAAAACTGCATATTGGTCACTGGTACAATTACGGTCCAACTGATAGCTGGGCAAGATTTAAGAAGTTACAAGGTTACAATGTTTTCGAACCAATGGGTTATGATGCGTTTGGATTGCCTGCAGAAAATTATGCAATAAAAACCGGAATTCATCCGTTCGACAGCACAATGCAAAACATAAATGATATTCGTCAGCAATTGAAACGAATGGGTTGTATGTATGATTGGGATGCTGAACTAATGACTTGTGTACCTGAATATTATAAATGGAACCAATGGATATTTCTTCAGATGTACAACCGAGGATTGGCTTACAGAAAAAATGCACCGGTCAACTGGTGTCCCAAAGATCAGACTGTGCTTGCAAATGAACAGGTTCAGGATGGTGCTTGCGAAAGATGTGGAACGCCGGTTATTCAGAAAAATCTTTATCAATGGTTTTTCAAGATTACTGATTATGCAGAAGAATTATTACAAGGTCTTGATAAAATAAACTGGCCTGAAAAAACAAAAACTATGCAGCGCAACTGGATAGGTAAAAGCGAAGGAGCTGAAGTTTACTTTAAAGTTGTTGGAATTGATGATGAAATTAAAGTTTTCACAACAAGACCTGATACTTTGTTCGGTGTTACTTATGTTGTGCTTGCGCCTGAACATCCTTTAGTTGATAAAATTACTAAAGATGAATTCAGAAAATCTGTTGAAGATTACAGAGATTCAATAAAATCATTAACTGAAATTGAACGAACTTCTACCGTTAAAGAAAAAACAGGTGTGCCAACCGGCGCATTCGCAATCAATCCTGTCAATGGCGAAAAAGTTCCTGTTTGGATTGCTGATTATGCTTTGATTACTTATGGAACCGGTGCAGTTATGGCGGTTCCGGCACATGATGAAAGGGATTTTGAATTTGCAAGCAAATTTAACTTGCCAATAAAAAAAGTAATTCTTCAGAATGGAACAAATGAAAGCGATGAACTTAAATCAGCTTTCACAGAAGTTGGTATAATGATAAACTCCGGACAGTTTAATGGATTAAAATCCGATGAGGGAATTCAGAAAGTTATTGATTATCTTGAGCAGAACGAATTTGGTAAAAGAAAAATTAATTACCGGCTTCGTGATTGGTTAATATCACGACAAAGATATTGGGGAACTCCAATCCCGATTATTCATTGTCCAAAATGTGGAGAAGTTCCGGTTGATGAAAAAGATTTGCCAGTTGAACTACCTTATGATGTTGATTTTCAACCTGGTGGTGAATCACCTTTAGCAAGAAATGAAAAATTCATAAATATTAAATGCCCTAAATGCGGTTCTGATGCAAAAAGAGATCCTGATACAATGGATACATTTGTTGATTCTTCCTGGTATTATCTGCGTTATCTGAATCCAAGAATTTCAGATGCACCCTTTGATGTTGAGCTTGCAAAAAAATGGACTCCGGTTGATATGTATGTTGGTGGTGCAGAGCACGCAACAATGCATCTGCTTTACGCAAGATTTGTTCATAAATTTTTGAGAGATATTGGTTTGGTTAACAGCGATGAACCATTTCAGACATTAGTACATCAGGGAACAATTACTAATCAAGGGGCAAAGATGTCAAAGTCGAAAGGAAATGTTGTTAACCCCGATGACTTTACATCAAAATATGGCTCAGATGTTTTCAGAATGTATCTGATGTTTATGGGACCTTATGATCAGGGTGGTGATTGGAGTGACAAAGGAATTTCAGGAGTTGATCGTTTTGTGCAGAGAACTTATGAATTGTTCAATCAACATAAGGAACTGAATAAATCAGTAAAATCAAAAAGTAAATATGAGATTACATCTTTAAGCGATAGTGAAAAGAAAATTTATCGCAAAGTAAATCAAACTCTTAAAAAGTTTAATGAGGAAATAGAAAATTTCAGATTTAATACAGCCATCGCATCTTTGATGGAATTACTGAACGAATTAAAAAATCTTGAACATTGTAATGATGAAATAAAAGTCTATGCACTTGAAAGATTTGCTTTTATGCTCGCACCTGTAGCTCCACATTTAGGAGAAGAATGCTGGCAGACTCTTGGTAAAGAAAATTCAATTTATCAGAAGCCAGTTACATTTGATTTTGACAAAAATGCATTGATTGAGGATACTGTAAATCTGGCTGTTCAGGTTAATGGCAAGTTGCGTGCGACAATTGAAGTCCCGTTAAACAGTGAACAGGAAGCTGTAAAACCAATCATCTTTGCTGATGGAAGAGTGATGAAATTTGTTGACGGCAAAAAGATTGTCAAGGAAATTTTCGTTAAGAATAAGATTTATAATATTGTCGTTAAGGAGAATTAA
- the aspA gene encoding aspartate ammonia-lyase, with protein MEKQVLIEFLKRVELFKDLSFEQLSQLSEKVSIENYPAGKNLFSENNIRKNLFVIYNGEIELYKKSPYGAERRLALFSKYDFIGEGALLDDSPHSTSARTTVDSEILILSRDKFNKLIEENNQLAINILGKIARVISRRMSSANTRVINLAAQYQSGRTRKEHDLLGDRDVPEEFYYGVQTLRAIENFNISGVTLNFYPHLIEALAMVKLAAAKANYELGLLSKPVADAIVQACTEIINGKLHSHFAVDMIQGGAGTSTNMNANEVIANRALEILGYQKGEYKYCHPNNHVNLSQSTNDAYPTSIKIALIKANNKLVEVLRELISSFENKAKEFSHIIKMGRTQLQDAVPMTLGQEFEAYAVTLKEEIQRLEQNAKLFLEVNMGATAIGTGINAHPQYSEKVIKHLREVTGLDIVLAENLVEATQDTGAFVMYSSAVKRLAVKLSKISNDLRLLSSGPRAGLSEINLPPMQPGSSIMPGKVNPVIPEVVNQIAFKVIGNDLTVTLAAEAGQLELNVFEPVIVQSLFESIEMLKNGMMTLKLKCVDGITANERRCREYVENSIGLVTALNPVLGYETSTQLAKEALETGKGIYELVLQQNLLSKEKLDELLKPENMINPNLVR; from the coding sequence ATGGAAAAGCAAGTTCTGATTGAATTCCTTAAAAGGGTTGAGCTGTTTAAAGATCTCAGCTTTGAACAACTATCACAGTTATCTGAAAAAGTTTCCATCGAAAATTATCCTGCAGGTAAAAATCTTTTTTCAGAGAATAATATCAGGAAAAATCTTTTTGTTATTTACAACGGAGAAATTGAATTATACAAAAAATCACCTTACGGAGCAGAAAGACGACTTGCTCTGTTTAGCAAATATGATTTTATTGGTGAAGGTGCTTTGCTTGATGATTCACCTCATTCAACTTCAGCAAGAACCACTGTTGATTCAGAAATATTGATTCTTTCGCGAGATAAATTTAATAAGCTGATCGAAGAAAACAATCAGCTTGCTATTAATATCTTAGGAAAGATTGCAAGAGTAATTTCCAGACGAATGAGCTCAGCTAATACAAGAGTAATAAATCTTGCTGCTCAATATCAATCAGGACGAACAAGAAAAGAACACGACTTGCTTGGCGACCGCGATGTTCCTGAAGAATTTTATTATGGGGTTCAGACTTTGCGTGCAATTGAAAATTTTAACATCAGTGGAGTAACTCTCAATTTCTATCCTCACCTTATTGAAGCACTTGCAATGGTCAAACTTGCTGCTGCCAAAGCAAATTATGAATTGGGACTTCTCTCTAAACCAGTTGCTGATGCAATTGTTCAGGCTTGTACTGAAATAATAAACGGAAAACTTCATTCGCATTTTGCTGTTGATATGATTCAGGGTGGTGCTGGCACTTCTACCAATATGAATGCAAACGAAGTAATTGCAAATCGTGCTTTGGAAATTCTTGGTTATCAGAAAGGAGAGTATAAGTATTGTCATCCAAATAATCATGTTAATCTTTCACAATCAACCAATGATGCTTATCCAACTTCGATCAAAATTGCATTGATTAAAGCAAACAATAAATTAGTTGAGGTCTTAAGAGAACTTATTTCTTCTTTCGAAAATAAAGCAAAAGAATTTTCACACATAATAAAAATGGGAAGAACACAATTGCAGGATGCTGTTCCGATGACTCTTGGTCAGGAGTTTGAAGCTTATGCCGTTACACTCAAAGAGGAAATCCAGAGACTTGAGCAGAATGCAAAGCTATTTCTTGAAGTAAATATGGGAGCTACTGCAATCGGAACAGGTATAAATGCTCATCCGCAGTATAGTGAAAAAGTAATCAAACATTTAAGAGAAGTTACCGGCTTAGATATTGTTCTTGCTGAAAATCTTGTTGAAGCAACACAGGATACAGGCGCATTTGTAATGTATTCCTCTGCAGTGAAAAGACTTGCTGTTAAACTTTCTAAAATCAGTAATGATTTAAGGTTACTATCCTCAGGACCGCGAGCCGGGCTTAGTGAAATAAATCTTCCGCCGATGCAACCTGGTTCATCAATAATGCCGGGAAAAGTTAATCCTGTTATTCCGGAAGTTGTTAATCAGATTGCGTTCAAGGTAATCGGTAATGATTTAACTGTAACGCTCGCCGCCGAAGCAGGTCAGCTTGAATTAAATGTTTTTGAACCTGTTATAGTTCAAAGTTTATTTGAATCAATCGAAATGCTTAAGAATGGAATGATGACTTTGAAACTAAAATGCGTAGATGGAATAACAGCTAACGAAAGAAGATGTAGAGAATATGTTGAAAATAGTATTGGTCTGGTTACAGCATTAAATCCGGTTCTTGGATATGAAACCTCAACTCAACTTGCAAAAGAAGCACTTGAAACAGGAAAAGGAATCTATGAACTCGTACTCCAACAAAATCTTTTGTCAAAAGAAAAGCTGGATGAGTTATTAAAACCGGAAAATATGATTAATCCGAATCTGGTGAGATGA
- a CDS encoding T9SS type A sorting domain-containing protein codes for MRNRIIKLSLIIFLSITSYAQNTYSVQPGIKNNQIILQIVNTSETEISLPKPLQRRGIKNLTFRDVSKETITLKPKEEKEIKYIFDVNYDADISKQDTIEFLITDNKTIHLTKQFILIYTQPKEFKLEQNYPNPFNPTTKIRFTIPDVGTGLALSTLKVYDILGNEVVTLVNEEKPAGYYEIEFNATELSSGVYFYRLQSGNFTQTKKLILMR; via the coding sequence ATGAGAAACAGAATCATAAAACTCTCACTGATAATCTTTCTGTCGATCACAAGCTATGCACAAAACACATATAGTGTTCAACCGGGAATAAAGAACAATCAGATAATACTTCAGATAGTAAACACATCAGAAACAGAAATAAGCCTCCCCAAACCCCTCCAAAGGAGGGGCATAAAGAATCTAACATTCAGAGATGTCAGTAAAGAAACAATAACATTAAAACCAAAAGAAGAAAAAGAAATCAAGTACATTTTTGATGTGAACTATGATGCTGATATTTCAAAGCAAGACACAATAGAATTTCTTATAACGGACAACAAGACAATTCATTTGACAAAACAATTTATCCTCATCTACACACAACCAAAAGAATTTAAGTTAGAGCAGAACTATCCAAATCCATTCAATCCAACTACAAAGATAAGATTCACAATACCAGATGTAGGGACAGGGCTAGCCCTGTCCACATTAAAGGTTTACGACATACTCGGCAATGAAGTTGTAACACTTGTAAATGAAGAAAAACCAGCCGGATATTATGAAATAGAATTTAATGCAACCGAATTATCAAGCGGAGTATATTTTTATCGCCTTCAGTCAGGCAACTTCACACAGACAAAAAAGCTGATATTGATGAGATAA